A stretch of the Erpetoichthys calabaricus chromosome 3, fErpCal1.3, whole genome shotgun sequence genome encodes the following:
- the apof gene encoding uncharacterized protein apof: protein MSPRLRWLLLCMLLLSDHLCRPLSASPPVRRSAAVGENSANLSGTANLIQQTSEHLKRQAAQRIASLSTQLQTTKSSLADLNESVTCQELANEPFGNSSKWPIFARDLVSVALVPLLGALGCLQEAEMLLLRLYEDLGVSDAEEVLLQVQELIEGKWGKVVPAAPHPDPRQKHQLNALVFNIEQIASQFPQDLTSNEIQDGISWTDKECQGWVQVNGTRLVGSAMQEHQLLASAIQECESLGPQCAGVRGSATRGLFHAVYRKGSCIVPEVGTKSWILECQDMMRHTLVKRSLQSECIDQTEEKVSRVVEWIPAVSTLYNLGTAVYYAAAQCTEVAKERAILLAVDVGTDALMAITGGTAGIAGYAVGAGVKTSIKAGIKYLMNMMKQDEDLVFEEQDWSAVVIE from the coding sequence ATGAGTCCTCGACTGAGATGGCTCCTCCTCTGCATGCTGTTGCTTTCAGACCACCTCTGCCGGCCACTCAGCGCGTCTCCACCGGTCAGACGATCAGCTGCTGTGGGAGAAAACTCTGCCAACTTGTCTGGCACTGCCAATCTGATTCAGCAGACCAGCGAGCACCTCAAGAGGCAGGCAGCTCAGAGGATCGCCAGCCTGAGCACCCAACTGCAGACCACAAAGTCCAGTCTAGCGGACCTCAACGAGAGTGTCACATGCCAGGAATTGGCCAATGAGCCCTTTGGGAACTCCTCCAAGTGGCCCATCTTTGCCCGGGACCTGGTATCGGTGGCATTGGTGCCCTTGCTTGGTGCCCTAGGGTGCCTTCAGGAAGCCGAGATGCTGCTCCTGAGGCTCTATGAGGACTTGGGGGTCTCTGATGCTGAAGAGGTGCTGCTCCAAGTCCAAGAGCTCATAGAGGGCAAATGGGGTAAAGTTGTGCCCGCTGCTCCACACCCAGACCCCCGACAGAAGCACCAACTGAATGCCCTAGTCTTTAACATTGAGCAGATTGCCTCTCAGTTTCCACAGGACTTAACAAGTAATGAGATCCAGGATGGCATCAGCTGGACAGACAAGGAATGTCAGGGGTGGGTGCAGGTGAATGGCACACGACTGGTGGGCAGTGCCATGCAGGAGCATCAGTTGCTGGCAAGTGCGATCCAGGAGTGTGAGAGCCTGGGCCCTCAGTGTGCCGGAGTGCGCGGCAGTGCCACTCGTGGGCTGTTCCATGCTGTCTATAGAAAAGGAAGCTGTATTGTGCCCGAGGTGGGCACGAAGTCCTGGATACTGGAGTGCCAAGATATGATGCGGCACACACTTGTCAAGAGAAGCCTACAGAGCGAGTGCATCGACCAGACGGAGGAGAAGGTCTCCAGGGTGGTGGAGTGGATCCCGGCCGTCAGCACACTCTACAACCTGGGCACTGCCGTTTACTATGCAGCTGCCCAGTGCACCGAAGTCGCCAAGGAGCGGGCGATTCTCCTGGCTGTGGATGTGGGAACCGATGCCTTAATGGCCATCACTGGGGGCACGGCGGGCATAGCAGGGTATGCTGTGGGGGCTGGCGTCAAAACTAGCATCAAGGCTGGCATTAAGTATCTGATGAATATGATGAAGCAGGATGAAGATCTGGTGTTTGAGGAGCAGGACTGGTCAGCAGTGgtcattgagtga